One window of Campylobacter avium LMG 24591 genomic DNA carries:
- the ftsY gene encoding signal recognition particle-docking protein FtsY, whose product MISYLKKTIASLSKVKQNQHLTKDLLEEMLLEADVSYDVVEEILYYLPPSDKVNKEDLRRVMSSYFMYDKKDIKEAKPFVELILGVNGAGKTTTVAKLANLYKKENFKVLLGACDTFRAGATKQLKLWADKLNIDIVANEQSNDPSAIAYDSIQKALSKSYDRVLLDTAGRLQNQKNLNQELEKIIRVSNKALEGAPHRKILILDGTQGNTALEQARVFNELVSLDGLIITKLDGTAKGGVLLSIARELELNILYIGLGEAKDDIVSFDYNAYVNSLVDGIYGE is encoded by the coding sequence ATGATTTCTTATCTTAAAAAAACCATAGCGTCCTTATCTAAGGTTAAGCAAAATCAGCATCTTACTAAGGATTTGCTAGAGGAAATGCTTTTAGAAGCTGATGTGAGTTATGATGTTGTGGAGGAAATTTTATACTATCTTCCACCTAGTGATAAGGTAAATAAGGAGGATTTAAGAAGGGTTATGTCCTCGTATTTTATGTACGATAAGAAGGATATAAAAGAGGCAAAACCATTTGTAGAGCTTATTTTAGGAGTTAATGGAGCTGGCAAGACAACCACTGTTGCTAAGCTAGCAAATTTATATAAAAAAGAGAATTTTAAAGTGCTTTTGGGAGCTTGTGATACATTTAGAGCCGGGGCAACAAAGCAGCTAAAACTTTGGGCGGATAAATTAAACATAGATATAGTTGCAAATGAGCAGTCAAATGACCCCTCAGCCATAGCTTATGATAGCATACAAAAAGCACTTAGCAAGTCTTATGATAGGGTTTTGCTTGATACTGCTGGAAGATTGCAAAATCAAAAAAATCTCAATCAAGAACTCGAAAAGATAATAAGAGTATCAAACAAAGCCCTAGAGGGTGCGCCGCATAGGAAAATTTTAATCTTAGATGGCACTCAAGGAAATACAGCCTTAGAACAGGCAAGGGTTTTTAATGAGCTTGTGAGCCTTGATGGCTTGATTATCACCAAGCTTGATGGCACGGCAAAGGGAGGCGTGCTGCTTAGCATAGCAAGAGAGCTTGAGTTAAATATCCTCTATATAGGGCTTGGAGAAGCTAAAGATGACATAGTTAGCTTTGATTATAATGCTTATGTGAATTCCTTAGTCGATGGAATTTATGGTGAATAA